One window of the Saccopteryx bilineata isolate mSacBil1 chromosome 2, mSacBil1_pri_phased_curated, whole genome shotgun sequence genome contains the following:
- the DTX3 gene encoding probable E3 ubiquitin-protein ligase DTX3 isoform X2, producing MSFVLSRMAACGGTCKTKVTVSKPVWDFLSKETPARLARLREEHRVSILIDGETSDIYVLQLSPQGPPPAPPNGLYLARKALKGLLKEAEKELKKAQRQGELMGCLALGSGGEHPEPHRPGPPPLRAAPLLPPGARGLPPPPPPLPPPLPPRLREETEEQDSTCPICLGEIQNAKTLEKCRHSFCEGCITRALQVKKACPMCGRFYGQLVGNQPQNGRMLVSKDATLLLPSYEKYGTIVIQYVFPPGVQGAEHPNPGVRYPGTTRVAYLPDCPEGNKVLTLFRKAFDQRLTFTIGTSMTTGRPNVITWNDIHHKTSCTGGPQLFGYPDPTYLTRVQEELRAKGITDD from the exons A TGTCGTTCGTCCTGTCCAGAATGGCAGCCTGTGGAGGCACCTGCAAGACCAAAGTGACTGTCTCCAAGCCTGTGTGGGACTTCCTGAGCAAGGAGACCCCAGCCCGACTGGCCCGCCTTCGGGAGGAGCATCGTGTGTCCATCCTCATAGATGGCGAGACTTCTGACATCTATGTTCTCCAGCTTTCCCCACAGggtcctcccccagcccctcccaatGGGCTCTACCTGGCCCGGAAGGCTCTTAAGGGGCTGttaaaagaggcagagaaagagctgAAGAAAGCTCAGAGGCAGGGGGAGCTCATGGGCTGCCTGGCTTTGGGGAGTGGGGGGGAACACCCAGAGCCGCACCGCCCAGGCCCACCCCCTCTCCGAGCAGCCCCACTCCTGCCCCCAGGGGCACGGGgtcttcccccacctcctcctcctctgccccctcctctacctccccgcCTTCGGGAGGAGACAGAAGAGCAGGACAGTACCTGCCCCATCTGTCTGGGAGAGATCCAGAATGCCAAGACATTGGAGAAGTGCCGGCACTCATTCTGTGAAGGCTGCATCACCCGAGCCCTGCAGGTGAAAAAGGCCTGCCCCATGTGTGGCCGCTTCTATGGGCAGCTGGTGGGCAACCAGCCCCAGAATGGGCGGATGCTGGTCTCTAAGGATGCCACACTCCTACTGCCCAGCTATGAGAAGTACGGCACCATCGTCATCCAGTATGTCTTCCCACCTGGTGTCCAGGGG GCTGAACATCCAAACCCAGGAGTTCGGTATCCTGGCACCACGCGGGTAGCCTACCTCCCGGACTGCCCTGAGGGCAACAAGGTGCTGACCCTGTTTCGCAAGGCGTTTGACCAGCGCCTCACCTTCACTATTGGCACGTCCATGACCACAGGAAGACCGAATGTCATCACCTGGAACGACATCCACCACAAGACCAGCTGCACAGGGGGACCCCAGCT GTTTGGGTACCCAGACCCCACCTACCTGACCCGTGTGCAAGAGGAGCTGAGAGCCAAGGGTATCACAGATGATTGA
- the DTX3 gene encoding probable E3 ubiquitin-protein ligase DTX3 isoform X1 produces MSFVLSRMAACGGTCKTKVTVSKPVWDFLSKETPARLARLREEHRVSILIDGETSDIYVLQLSPQGPPPAPPNGLYLARKALKGLLKEAEKELKKAQRQGELMGCLALGSGGEHPEPHRPGPPPLRAAPLLPPGARGLPPPPPPLPPPLPPRLREETEEQDSTCPICLGEIQNAKTLEKCRHSFCEGCITRALQVKKACPMCGRFYGQLVGNQPQNGRMLVSKDATLLLPSYEKYGTIVIQYVFPPGVQGAEHPNPGVRYPGTTRVAYLPDCPEGNKVLTLFRKAFDQRLTFTIGTSMTTGRPNVITWNDIHHKTSCTGGPQLWDTPSFPFTWLLPFCPFPLREQHQPLSLGIS; encoded by the exons A TGTCGTTCGTCCTGTCCAGAATGGCAGCCTGTGGAGGCACCTGCAAGACCAAAGTGACTGTCTCCAAGCCTGTGTGGGACTTCCTGAGCAAGGAGACCCCAGCCCGACTGGCCCGCCTTCGGGAGGAGCATCGTGTGTCCATCCTCATAGATGGCGAGACTTCTGACATCTATGTTCTCCAGCTTTCCCCACAGggtcctcccccagcccctcccaatGGGCTCTACCTGGCCCGGAAGGCTCTTAAGGGGCTGttaaaagaggcagagaaagagctgAAGAAAGCTCAGAGGCAGGGGGAGCTCATGGGCTGCCTGGCTTTGGGGAGTGGGGGGGAACACCCAGAGCCGCACCGCCCAGGCCCACCCCCTCTCCGAGCAGCCCCACTCCTGCCCCCAGGGGCACGGGgtcttcccccacctcctcctcctctgccccctcctctacctccccgcCTTCGGGAGGAGACAGAAGAGCAGGACAGTACCTGCCCCATCTGTCTGGGAGAGATCCAGAATGCCAAGACATTGGAGAAGTGCCGGCACTCATTCTGTGAAGGCTGCATCACCCGAGCCCTGCAGGTGAAAAAGGCCTGCCCCATGTGTGGCCGCTTCTATGGGCAGCTGGTGGGCAACCAGCCCCAGAATGGGCGGATGCTGGTCTCTAAGGATGCCACACTCCTACTGCCCAGCTATGAGAAGTACGGCACCATCGTCATCCAGTATGTCTTCCCACCTGGTGTCCAGGGG GCTGAACATCCAAACCCAGGAGTTCGGTATCCTGGCACCACGCGGGTAGCCTACCTCCCGGACTGCCCTGAGGGCAACAAGGTGCTGACCCTGTTTCGCAAGGCGTTTGACCAGCGCCTCACCTTCACTATTGGCACGTCCATGACCACAGGAAGACCGAATGTCATCACCTGGAACGACATCCACCACAAGACCAGCTGCACAGGGGGACCCCAGCTGTGGGACACTCCTTCATTTCCCTTCACTTGGCTCCTCCCCTTTTGTCCATTTCCACTGAGGGAACAACATCAACCCCTCTCTCTGGGAATCTCCTAA
- the ARHGEF25 gene encoding rho guanine nucleotide exchange factor 25 isoform X3 produces the protein MRGGHKGSRCACPHVIRKVLAKCGCCIARGGRESYSIAGSEGSISASAASGLAAPSGLNSGLNSSPCSLGPPGPISGLRRWLDHSKHCLSVEAEADSGQAGPYENWMPEPTLATGEELPELTLLTTLLEGPGDKTKPPEEDTLPQAPESEEEQKKKALERSMYVLSELVETEQMYVEDLGQIVEGYMATMAAQGVPDSLHGRDRIVFGNIQQIYEWHRDYFLGELQHCLKDPDWLAQLFIKHERRLHMYVVYCQNKPKSEHVVSEFGDSYFEELRQQLGHRLQLSDLLIKPVQRIMKYQLLLKDFLKYYSKAGMATEELERAVEVMCFVPKRCNDMMTLGRLRGFEGKLTAQGKLLGQDTFLVTEPETGGLLSSRGRERRVFLFEQIVIFSEALGGGVRSGTQPGYVYKSSIKHCSHPLSTRDGKARPTALGGQEDLGWEALGKLGLETGPRSAHRHPSMALYPPCCCYPKGRWLEPSFPWTHRPLVTSPRILVTLLQFLQFQTPLPAKPDLPSWMKMSCNW, from the exons ATGCGGGGGGGGCACAAGGGGAGTCGCTGTGCCTGTCCCCATGTGATCCGAAAAGTGCTGGCAAAATGCGGCTGCTGCATCGCCCGGGGGGGACGTG AATCCTATTCCATTGCTGGTAGTGAGGGGAGTATCTCGGCTTCAGCTGCCTCGGGTCTGGCTGCCCCCTCTGGCCTCAACTCTGGCCTCAACTCCAGCCCCTGTTCCCTGGGCCCTCCAGGGCCCATCAGTGGCCTGAGAAGATGGTTGGATCACTCCAAACATTGTCTCAGTGTGGAAGCTGAAGCAGACAGTGGCCAGGCTGGACCATATGAG AACTGGATGCCAGAACCAACTCTAGCCACGGGAGAGGAACTGCCAGAATTGACTTTGCTGACCACATTGTTGGAAGGCCCTGGAGATAAGACAAAG cCACCTGAGGAAGATACTTTGCCCCAAGCTCCTGAGAGTgaggaagaacagaaaaaaaaggctcTGGAAAGGAGTAT GTATGTTCTCAGTGAACTGGTAGAGACAGAGCAAATGTATGTGGAGGATTTGGGGCAGATTGTGGAG GGTTACATGGCCACCATGGCTGCTCAGGGGGTCCCGGACAGTCTTCATGGCCGTGACAGGATTGTGTTTGGGAACATCCAGCAAATCTACGAGTGGCATCGAGA CTATTTCCTGGGAGAGCTACAGCACTGTTTAAAGGATCCTGATTGGCTGGCCCAGCTATTCATCAAACAT GAGCGCCGGCTGCATATGTATGTGGTGTACTGTCAGAATAAGCCCAAATCAGAGCATGTGGTGTCAGAATTTGGGGACAGCTATTTTGAG GAGCTCCGGCAGCAGCTAGGTCATCGACTGCAGCTCAGTGACCTCCTCATCAAACCAGTGCAGAGGATCATGAAATATCAGCTCCTGCTCAAG GATTTTCTCAAGTATTATAGTAAAGCTGGGATGGCTACTGAAGAGCTGGAG CGAGCTGTGGAAGTCATGTGCTTTGTGCCCAAGCGCTGCAATGACATGATGACTCTGGGGAGACTGCGGGGGTTTGAG GGCAAACTGACTGCTCAGGGGAAACTCTTGGGTCAAGACACATTCTTGGTCACAGAGCCCGAGACTGGTGGGCTTCTCTCCTCCCGGGGTCGTGAGCGGCGTGTCTTCCTCTTTGAGCAAATTGTCATCTTCAGCGAGGCCCTGGGAGGAGGAGTGCGCAGTGGAACACAGCCTGGATATGTGTACAAGAGCAGCATCAAG CATTGCAGTCACCCATTGAGTACCAGAGACGGGAAAGCCAGACCAACAGCCTTGGGCGGCCAGGAAGACCTGGGGTGGGAAGCCCTGGGAAAATTAGGCCTGGAGACCGGGCCCAGGTCAGCACACAGACACCCATCAATGGCTCTCTACCCTCCCTGTTGCTGTTACCCAAAGGGGAGGTGGCTAGAGCCCTCCTTCCCTTGGACACACAG GCCCTTAGTGACATCCCCCAGAATTCTCGTGACTCTTCTTCAGTTCCTCCAGTTCCAAACACCCCTCCCTGCCAAGCCAGACTTGCCAAGTTGGATGAAGATGAGCTGTAACTGGTGA
- the ARHGEF25 gene encoding rho guanine nucleotide exchange factor 25 isoform X1, which yields MRGGHKGSRCACPHVIRKVLAKCGCCIARGGRESYSIAGSEGSISASAASGLAAPSGLNSGLNSSPCSLGPPGPISGLRRWLDHSKHCLSVEAEADSGQAGPYENWMPEPTLATGEELPELTLLTTLLEGPGDKTKPPEEDTLPQAPESEEEQKKKALERSMYVLSELVETEQMYVEDLGQIVEGYMATMAAQGVPDSLHGRDRIVFGNIQQIYEWHRDYFLGELQHCLKDPDWLAQLFIKHERRLHMYVVYCQNKPKSEHVVSEFGDSYFEELRQQLGHRLQLSDLLIKPVQRIMKYQLLLKDFLKYYSKAGMATEELERAVEVMCFVPKRCNDMMTLGRLRGFEGKLTAQGKLLGQDTFLVTEPETGGLLSSRGRERRVFLFEQIVIFSEALGGGVRSGTQPGYVYKSSIKVSCLGLEGNLQGDPCRFALTSRGPEGGIQRYVLQTADPAVSQAWIKQVAQILESQRDFLNALQSPIEYQRRESQTNSLGRPGRPGVGSPGKIRPGDRAQVSTQTPINGSLPSLLLLPKGEVARALLPLDTQALSDIPQNSRDSSSVPPVPNTPPCQARLAKLDEDEL from the exons ATGCGGGGGGGGCACAAGGGGAGTCGCTGTGCCTGTCCCCATGTGATCCGAAAAGTGCTGGCAAAATGCGGCTGCTGCATCGCCCGGGGGGGACGTG AATCCTATTCCATTGCTGGTAGTGAGGGGAGTATCTCGGCTTCAGCTGCCTCGGGTCTGGCTGCCCCCTCTGGCCTCAACTCTGGCCTCAACTCCAGCCCCTGTTCCCTGGGCCCTCCAGGGCCCATCAGTGGCCTGAGAAGATGGTTGGATCACTCCAAACATTGTCTCAGTGTGGAAGCTGAAGCAGACAGTGGCCAGGCTGGACCATATGAG AACTGGATGCCAGAACCAACTCTAGCCACGGGAGAGGAACTGCCAGAATTGACTTTGCTGACCACATTGTTGGAAGGCCCTGGAGATAAGACAAAG cCACCTGAGGAAGATACTTTGCCCCAAGCTCCTGAGAGTgaggaagaacagaaaaaaaaggctcTGGAAAGGAGTAT GTATGTTCTCAGTGAACTGGTAGAGACAGAGCAAATGTATGTGGAGGATTTGGGGCAGATTGTGGAG GGTTACATGGCCACCATGGCTGCTCAGGGGGTCCCGGACAGTCTTCATGGCCGTGACAGGATTGTGTTTGGGAACATCCAGCAAATCTACGAGTGGCATCGAGA CTATTTCCTGGGAGAGCTACAGCACTGTTTAAAGGATCCTGATTGGCTGGCCCAGCTATTCATCAAACAT GAGCGCCGGCTGCATATGTATGTGGTGTACTGTCAGAATAAGCCCAAATCAGAGCATGTGGTGTCAGAATTTGGGGACAGCTATTTTGAG GAGCTCCGGCAGCAGCTAGGTCATCGACTGCAGCTCAGTGACCTCCTCATCAAACCAGTGCAGAGGATCATGAAATATCAGCTCCTGCTCAAG GATTTTCTCAAGTATTATAGTAAAGCTGGGATGGCTACTGAAGAGCTGGAG CGAGCTGTGGAAGTCATGTGCTTTGTGCCCAAGCGCTGCAATGACATGATGACTCTGGGGAGACTGCGGGGGTTTGAG GGCAAACTGACTGCTCAGGGGAAACTCTTGGGTCAAGACACATTCTTGGTCACAGAGCCCGAGACTGGTGGGCTTCTCTCCTCCCGGGGTCGTGAGCGGCGTGTCTTCCTCTTTGAGCAAATTGTCATCTTCAGCGAGGCCCTGGGAGGAGGAGTGCGCAGTGGAACACAGCCTGGATATGTGTACAAGAGCAGCATCAAG GTGAGCTGCCTTGGACTAGAGGGGAACCTCCAAGGAGACCCTTGCCGCTTTGCCCTGACCTCCCGAGGGCCGGAGGGTGGGATCCAGCGCTATGTCCTACAGACTGCAGACCCTGCAGTTAGTCAGGCCTGGATCAAGCAAGTGGCTCAGATCCTGGAAAGCCAGCGGGACTTTCTCAATG CATTGCAGTCACCCATTGAGTACCAGAGACGGGAAAGCCAGACCAACAGCCTTGGGCGGCCAGGAAGACCTGGGGTGGGAAGCCCTGGGAAAATTAGGCCTGGAGACCGGGCCCAGGTCAGCACACAGACACCCATCAATGGCTCTCTACCCTCCCTGTTGCTGTTACCCAAAGGGGAGGTGGCTAGAGCCCTCCTTCCCTTGGACACACAG GCCCTTAGTGACATCCCCCAGAATTCTCGTGACTCTTCTTCAGTTCCTCCAGTTCCAAACACCCCTCCCTGCCAAGCCAGACTTGCCAAGTTGGATGAAGATGAGCTGTAA
- the ARHGEF25 gene encoding rho guanine nucleotide exchange factor 25 isoform X2 gives MSAQMAAPPPYLCHAPHVTGGSRPGEPESYSIAGSEGSISASAASGLAAPSGLNSGLNSSPCSLGPPGPISGLRRWLDHSKHCLSVEAEADSGQAGPYENWMPEPTLATGEELPELTLLTTLLEGPGDKTKPPEEDTLPQAPESEEEQKKKALERSMYVLSELVETEQMYVEDLGQIVEGYMATMAAQGVPDSLHGRDRIVFGNIQQIYEWHRDYFLGELQHCLKDPDWLAQLFIKHERRLHMYVVYCQNKPKSEHVVSEFGDSYFEELRQQLGHRLQLSDLLIKPVQRIMKYQLLLKDFLKYYSKAGMATEELERAVEVMCFVPKRCNDMMTLGRLRGFEGKLTAQGKLLGQDTFLVTEPETGGLLSSRGRERRVFLFEQIVIFSEALGGGVRSGTQPGYVYKSSIKVSCLGLEGNLQGDPCRFALTSRGPEGGIQRYVLQTADPAVSQAWIKQVAQILESQRDFLNALQSPIEYQRRESQTNSLGRPGRPGVGSPGKIRPGDRAQVSTQTPINGSLPSLLLLPKGEVARALLPLDTQALSDIPQNSRDSSSVPPVPNTPPCQARLAKLDEDEL, from the exons ATGTCTGCCCAGATGGCTGCCCCACCCCCATATCTGTGCCATGCTCCACATGTTACAGGGGGTTCTAGGCCTGGGGAGCCAG AATCCTATTCCATTGCTGGTAGTGAGGGGAGTATCTCGGCTTCAGCTGCCTCGGGTCTGGCTGCCCCCTCTGGCCTCAACTCTGGCCTCAACTCCAGCCCCTGTTCCCTGGGCCCTCCAGGGCCCATCAGTGGCCTGAGAAGATGGTTGGATCACTCCAAACATTGTCTCAGTGTGGAAGCTGAAGCAGACAGTGGCCAGGCTGGACCATATGAG AACTGGATGCCAGAACCAACTCTAGCCACGGGAGAGGAACTGCCAGAATTGACTTTGCTGACCACATTGTTGGAAGGCCCTGGAGATAAGACAAAG cCACCTGAGGAAGATACTTTGCCCCAAGCTCCTGAGAGTgaggaagaacagaaaaaaaaggctcTGGAAAGGAGTAT GTATGTTCTCAGTGAACTGGTAGAGACAGAGCAAATGTATGTGGAGGATTTGGGGCAGATTGTGGAG GGTTACATGGCCACCATGGCTGCTCAGGGGGTCCCGGACAGTCTTCATGGCCGTGACAGGATTGTGTTTGGGAACATCCAGCAAATCTACGAGTGGCATCGAGA CTATTTCCTGGGAGAGCTACAGCACTGTTTAAAGGATCCTGATTGGCTGGCCCAGCTATTCATCAAACAT GAGCGCCGGCTGCATATGTATGTGGTGTACTGTCAGAATAAGCCCAAATCAGAGCATGTGGTGTCAGAATTTGGGGACAGCTATTTTGAG GAGCTCCGGCAGCAGCTAGGTCATCGACTGCAGCTCAGTGACCTCCTCATCAAACCAGTGCAGAGGATCATGAAATATCAGCTCCTGCTCAAG GATTTTCTCAAGTATTATAGTAAAGCTGGGATGGCTACTGAAGAGCTGGAG CGAGCTGTGGAAGTCATGTGCTTTGTGCCCAAGCGCTGCAATGACATGATGACTCTGGGGAGACTGCGGGGGTTTGAG GGCAAACTGACTGCTCAGGGGAAACTCTTGGGTCAAGACACATTCTTGGTCACAGAGCCCGAGACTGGTGGGCTTCTCTCCTCCCGGGGTCGTGAGCGGCGTGTCTTCCTCTTTGAGCAAATTGTCATCTTCAGCGAGGCCCTGGGAGGAGGAGTGCGCAGTGGAACACAGCCTGGATATGTGTACAAGAGCAGCATCAAG GTGAGCTGCCTTGGACTAGAGGGGAACCTCCAAGGAGACCCTTGCCGCTTTGCCCTGACCTCCCGAGGGCCGGAGGGTGGGATCCAGCGCTATGTCCTACAGACTGCAGACCCTGCAGTTAGTCAGGCCTGGATCAAGCAAGTGGCTCAGATCCTGGAAAGCCAGCGGGACTTTCTCAATG CATTGCAGTCACCCATTGAGTACCAGAGACGGGAAAGCCAGACCAACAGCCTTGGGCGGCCAGGAAGACCTGGGGTGGGAAGCCCTGGGAAAATTAGGCCTGGAGACCGGGCCCAGGTCAGCACACAGACACCCATCAATGGCTCTCTACCCTCCCTGTTGCTGTTACCCAAAGGGGAGGTGGCTAGAGCCCTCCTTCCCTTGGACACACAG GCCCTTAGTGACATCCCCCAGAATTCTCGTGACTCTTCTTCAGTTCCTCCAGTTCCAAACACCCCTCCCTGCCAAGCCAGACTTGCCAAGTTGGATGAAGATGAGCTGTAA
- the LOC136325064 gene encoding LOW QUALITY PROTEIN: solute carrier family 26 member 10-like (The sequence of the model RefSeq protein was modified relative to this genomic sequence to represent the inferred CDS: inserted 3 bases in 2 codons; substituted 2 bases at 2 genomic stop codons) → MSGVPDARTCSSXSEASDLKFPLGAKLREPLTEVRFQQLFGGAEQEPELLAEPRWPRLCRLWKQRTCACSGRGAWSLLMVRLPPLRWLSSYHWRAWLLGDAVAGVTVGIVHVPQGMAFALLTSVPPVFGLYTSFFPILIYTLLGTGRHLSLGTFAVLSLMTGSAVERLVPEPXGGNLSGIEREQLDNQRVGAAAALAFGSGTLMLGMFSLQLGVLSTFLSEPVVKALTSGAALHVLVSQLPSLLGLPLPRQIGCFALFKTLASVLAALPRSSPAELTISALSLALLVRVKELNVRFRDRLPTPIPGEIVMVLLASVLCFTASLDMRYNVQIVGLLPGGFPQPLLPDLAESLRILDDSLPIALVTFAVSASLASIYADKYSYTIDSNQELLAHGASNLISSLFFCFPTSATLATTSLLVDAGGNTQLAGRFSCIVVLSVLLWLRPFFYYLPKAVLACINISSKRQMFFQMQELPQLWRVSRMDFGLWMVTWVAVVTLSVDLGLAIGVVFSMMTVVCXTQRMQCVALGLAEGTELYRPLKESNKLLQIPGLCILRYPTPLYXRGQFCRILEWHLGLGRGEGTPKADGPPDAVAEPVRVVVLDCSGITFADAAGAREVVQLASRCQDVGIYVLLAQCNASVLGTLTQAGLLDRVTPEQLFVSVQDTAAHALERLELAGPKNCTLWV, encoded by the exons ATGAGTGGGGTACCAGACGCTAGGACCTGCTCAAGCTAAAGCGAGGCCTCCGACCTTAAGTTCCCCCTGGGCGCCAAGCTCAGGGAACCTCTCACCGAGGTACGGTTCCAGCAGCTCTTCGGGGGTGCAGAGCAGGAGCCAGAGCTACTCGCGGAGCCCCGCTGGCCCCGACtgtgcagactgtggaagcagcggACCTGCGCCTGTTCCGGACGCGGGGCATGGAGCCTGTTGATGGTGCGGCTGCCCCCGCTGCGCTGGCTGTCCAGCTACCACTGGCGGGCCTGGCTACTTGGGGATGCGGTGGCTGGAGTGACCGTGGGTATCGTGCACGTGCCCCAGG gcatggCTTTTGCCCTTTTGACCTCTGTGCCCCCAGTGTTTGGCCTCTACACATCTTTCTTTCCCATCCTCATCTACACCTTGTTGGGTACTGGAAGACACTTGTC CCTAGGTACGTTCGCAGTCCTCAGCCTTATGACAGGCTCGGCGGTGGAGCGGTTAGTGCCTGAAC CCGGGGGGAACCTGAGCGGAATCGAGAGGGAACAGTTGGACAATCAGCGGGTTGGGGCAGCTGCGGCCTTGGCTTTCGGTAGCGGGACGTTGATG CTGGGGATGTTCTCGCTGCAGCTCGGCGTCCTGTCCACTTTTTTGTCGGAGCCAGTGGTTAAAGCGCTGACCAGCGGGGCCGCGCTGCACGTGCTCGTGTCCCAACTTCCAAGCCTTTTGGGGTTGCCCCTTCCACGCCAGATCGGCTGCTTCGCTCTCTtcaag ACGCTGGCCTCTGTGCTCGCCGCACTGCCCCGGAGCAGTCCGGCCGAACTGACCATCTCCGCACTCAGCTTGGCGCTGCTCGTGCGGGTCAAGGAACTGAATGTGAGATTCCGAGACAGGCTACCCACCCCGATCCCAGGGGAAATCGTCATG GTGCTTCTGGCCTCTGTGCTCTGCTTCACTGCTTCCCTGGACATGAGATATAATGTCCAGATAGTGGGGCTGCTGCCTGGAGG ATTTCCCCAGCCTCTCCTCCCTGACCTGGCTGAATCACTCAGGATTCTGGACGATTCACTGCCCATTGCACTGGTTACTTTTGCTGTATctgcttctctggcctccatctatGCAGACAAGTATAGCTACACTATTGATTCCAATCAG GAGCTCTTGGCGCATGGTGCCTCCAACCTcatctcctccctctttttttgttttcccacATCAGCCACATTGGCCACCACCAGCTTACTAGTGGATGCTGGTGGGAACACACAG CTGGCAGGCCGCTTCTCCTGCATAGTTGTCTTGTCAGTGCTGCTGTGGCTTAGACCCTTCTTCTACTATCTGCCCAAG GCTGTCCTGGCCTGTATCAACATCTCCAGCAAGCGCCAGATGTTCTTCCAGATGCAAGAACTTCCACAATTATGGAGAGTCAGCCGCATGGACTTTG GGTTGTGGATGGTTACATGGGTGGCTGTAGTGACTCTGAGTGTGGACCTGGGCCTGGCCATAGGTGTGGTCTTCTCTATGATGACTGTGGTCTGCTGAACCCAGAG GATGCAGTGTGTGGCACTTGGGCTGGCTGAGGGGACAGAGCTCTACAGGCCACTCAAAGAGAGCAACAAG CTCCTCCAGATCCCGGGGCTCTGCATCCTGAGGTATCCAACACCCCTCTA CCGTGGGCAGTTTTGTCGCATCCTAGAGTGGCATCTGGGGCTTGGAAGAGGCGAA GGGACTCCAAAGGCAGATGGCCCACCTGATGCAG TTGCTGAGCCCGTCAGAGTGGTGGTCCTAGACTGCAGTGGTATCACCTTTGCAGATGCTGCTGGAGCCAGAGAAGTGGTACAG CTAGCCAGCAGATGCCAAGATGTGGGGATCTACGTTCTCCTGGCTCAGTGCAATG CCTCAGTACTGGGGACACTGACCCAGGCAGGACTCCTGGACAGAGTGACCCCAGAGCAGCTGTTTGTGAGCGTCCAGGATACAGCTGCTCATGCCCTGGAGAGACTG GAGCTTGCTGGCCCAAAAAATTGCACACTATGGGTTTGA